From Nitrospira sp., the proteins below share one genomic window:
- a CDS encoding DUF268 domain-containing protein has protein sequence MADWLAYRKAAPGQRLSWNDSYPCLSDRVKATPFDPHYFFQAAWLARRLQVVRPSLHVDIGSSAMMINVLSASVKTVFVDYRPLRARLSNLSSLAGDIVRLPFRDASIASLSCLHVIEHVGLGRYGDPLDPEGSRLAAAELQRIVRPGGRLFLSTPVGRERVCFNAHRVHAPNTIQSYFPALRLEAFSLVDDEGEFRERVSPEAAARLEYGCGLFEFVKPDA, from the coding sequence GTGGCTGATTGGTTGGCCTACCGGAAGGCCGCGCCGGGGCAGCGGCTCTCATGGAACGATTCCTACCCCTGCTTGAGCGATCGCGTAAAGGCGACCCCGTTCGATCCGCATTATTTTTTTCAGGCAGCCTGGCTTGCGCGCCGGTTGCAGGTAGTCAGGCCGTCGTTGCACGTCGATATTGGGTCCAGCGCGATGATGATTAATGTGTTGAGCGCCAGTGTGAAGACAGTATTTGTCGATTATCGCCCGCTCCGAGCCCGCCTCTCTAACCTGAGCTCTCTTGCCGGAGACATCGTCAGGCTGCCTTTTCGGGATGCCAGCATTGCCTCGTTGTCGTGCCTGCATGTGATTGAGCATGTGGGGCTCGGTCGATATGGCGATCCTCTCGATCCGGAGGGGAGCCGACTGGCAGCTGCGGAATTGCAACGTATTGTGCGGCCGGGCGGCCGGCTCTTTCTTTCCACCCCAGTCGGGCGTGAACGGGTGTGTTTCAATGCGCATCGGGTTCACGCTCCGAATACCATTCAATCGTATTTCCCCGCCCTCCGGTTGGAAGCCTTTTCGCTCGTCGATGATGAGGGAGAGTTCCGGGAGCGCGTTTCTCCTGAGGCTGCGGCCCGTCTTGAATACGGGTGCGGGTTATTCGAATTCGTAAAGCCTGATGCGTAA
- a CDS encoding thiamine pyrophosphate-dependent enzyme, with protein sequence MTKEQLIAFEEEIAALFNAGKIRAPVHLYFGNEEAMIGVFRNIRSQDWVFCSWRSHYQCLLKGVPTELVREEILAGRSISLCFPEHRIYSSAIVGGVLPIAVGTAMSIQRRGEDARVYCFVGDMTAETGIAHEAIKYSRNHRLPIHFIVEDNAKSVCTDTREAWNQPRLSFEGAADEYISYYRYETKYPHAGAGVRVQF encoded by the coding sequence ATGACGAAAGAACAGCTGATCGCATTCGAGGAAGAAATTGCCGCCCTGTTCAACGCGGGGAAAATTCGCGCGCCTGTACACCTGTATTTCGGCAACGAAGAGGCAATGATCGGAGTATTTCGGAACATTCGTTCCCAGGATTGGGTGTTTTGTTCGTGGCGGTCACATTACCAATGTCTTTTGAAGGGAGTGCCCACGGAATTGGTTCGTGAGGAGATCTTGGCTGGGCGTTCGATCTCCCTATGTTTCCCCGAGCATCGTATTTATTCCTCGGCCATCGTCGGCGGGGTGTTGCCGATTGCTGTCGGGACAGCCATGTCGATTCAGCGGCGAGGCGAGGACGCCAGGGTGTACTGTTTTGTCGGAGACATGACGGCTGAGACTGGGATCGCCCATGAGGCGATCAAGTACAGCCGAAATCACCGCCTGCCGATCCACTTTATTGTCGAAGACAATGCGAAATCGGTCTGCACCGATACCAGGGAGGCCTGGAATCAGCCCCGTCTGAGCTTCGAGGGCGCGGCCGATGAGTACATCAGTTACTACCGCTACGAAACCAAATATCCCCATGCTGGTGCCGGCGTGCGGGTTCAGTTTTAA
- a CDS encoding GDP-L-fucose synthase: MARMKKNTVVYVAGHAGLIGSAIVRRLEREGYQAPITRRRSQMDLQNAGQVDEFFADARPECVVLAAGRVGGIVENQTFPADFMDENIAIQLNVLKAARRTGVRKLILFGSSCMYPRECPQPMTEDALLSGKPEPTSLPYAISKLAGTYMCLAYNKQDRATRYIPVIPNSAYGPHDNFDPKSGHVLSALMARFHQAKVSGAKSVTLWGSGSPRREFIHADDIADACLHLLAQDDIAVDLPLNIGVGVDVSIKELAELIAGVVGYKGRLEWDLTKPDGAPRKLLDSARIQSLGWAPKVRLAEGLAATYGWYVDHADRETAPMRETRG; encoded by the coding sequence ATGGCGAGGATGAAGAAAAATACGGTCGTGTATGTTGCGGGTCATGCCGGTCTGATTGGGTCGGCAATCGTCAGACGGTTGGAGCGTGAGGGCTATCAGGCTCCAATCACGAGACGCCGAAGTCAAATGGATTTGCAGAATGCCGGACAGGTCGACGAATTCTTCGCGGACGCCCGCCCTGAATGTGTGGTGCTGGCTGCCGGTCGAGTCGGCGGGATCGTCGAAAATCAGACATTCCCGGCTGACTTTATGGATGAAAATATTGCCATTCAGCTCAATGTCTTGAAGGCTGCGCGCAGGACCGGTGTGCGCAAACTGATCCTCTTCGGCTCTTCCTGCATGTACCCCAGAGAATGTCCCCAGCCCATGACTGAAGACGCCCTCTTATCAGGGAAGCCGGAACCGACGAGTCTACCGTACGCCATTTCCAAGCTTGCAGGAACATACATGTGTCTGGCCTACAATAAGCAAGATCGTGCCACCCGGTATATTCCTGTTATCCCCAATAGTGCTTATGGTCCGCATGACAACTTCGATCCAAAATCCGGTCATGTTCTGTCTGCGCTCATGGCGCGATTTCATCAGGCCAAGGTGAGCGGGGCCAAATCCGTCACGCTGTGGGGAAGCGGTTCGCCGCGGCGAGAGTTTATTCATGCAGACGATATTGCCGATGCCTGCCTGCATCTCTTGGCGCAGGACGATATCGCGGTCGATCTTCCTCTTAACATCGGGGTCGGTGTCGATGTTTCGATCAAGGAGTTGGCCGAATTGATCGCCGGGGTGGTGGGCTACAAGGGGCGGCTGGAGTGGGATCTCACAAAGCCTGACGGGGCACCGCGGAAGCTGCTCGACAGCGCGCGGATTCAGTCGTTAGGCTGGGCACCGAAGGTCAGACTCGCCGAGGGGCTGGCTGCAACCTATGGGTGGTATGTCGATCATGCCGATCGCGAGACTGCGCCCATGCGTGAGACCAGAGGATAG
- a CDS encoding glycosyltransferase family A protein, translated as MPTPLITVAMSVHNGEKTVQAAVRSILWQTCTDWELLLVNDASTDGTARVLRLFRDPRIQVLDEPQQKGLAVRLNHCVTLARGKYIARMDADDIAYPERFERQVQYLTAHPDIDLLGHGAILFTGEGQALGVYPSARIHEEICGRPWWGFPLAHPTWMGKHSWFARHRYEEGLAKGQDQDLLLRSYRTSRFASLPDLLLGYRLEGISVKKSLVGRLNYCRQLVRQVQDASSAITAARGMLIHGLALGRDVLLEATGSLSHRSRQSFQVANDCEQDEWREVWRRVTSEERALR; from the coding sequence GTGCCGACTCCGCTTATTACGGTTGCCATGTCGGTTCATAACGGTGAAAAGACCGTGCAAGCCGCGGTCCGGTCTATTTTATGGCAAACCTGCACCGATTGGGAATTGCTTCTGGTGAATGATGCCTCTACAGATGGGACCGCGCGCGTCCTCCGGCTGTTCCGGGATCCCCGAATTCAGGTGCTGGATGAACCTCAGCAGAAAGGCCTGGCGGTCAGGCTTAATCACTGTGTCACACTGGCCCGTGGGAAATACATTGCCAGAATGGATGCCGACGACATCGCATACCCCGAGCGGTTTGAGCGGCAGGTGCAGTACCTCACGGCGCATCCCGACATCGATCTCTTGGGCCATGGGGCCATTCTGTTTACCGGTGAGGGGCAGGCCCTTGGCGTCTATCCTTCTGCTCGTATCCATGAAGAGATTTGCGGCCGCCCCTGGTGGGGATTTCCGCTGGCGCATCCGACGTGGATGGGCAAGCATTCATGGTTTGCGCGGCATCGGTACGAGGAAGGGTTAGCCAAGGGGCAGGATCAGGATCTGCTGCTCAGAAGCTATCGAACCAGTCGGTTTGCTTCGCTCCCTGACTTGTTGCTGGGCTATCGACTGGAAGGGATTTCCGTAAAAAAATCATTGGTCGGGCGCCTGAACTATTGCCGTCAACTGGTAAGGCAGGTCCAGGATGCTTCGTCGGCCATCACGGCGGCGCGAGGAATGCTGATTCATGGTCTTGCGTTGGGGCGTGATGTGCTGTTGGAGGCGACAGGGTCTTTGAGTCATCGGTCTCGACAATCATTTCAGGTGGCGAACGATTGCGAGCAGGATGAATGGCGGGAGGTATGGCGTCGTGTCACATCTGAAGAGCGTGCTCTTCGGTAG
- a CDS encoding nucleotidyltransferase family protein: MTSAVILAGGLGTRLRSAVPDLPKPMAPIGGRPFLEYQLDYWIAQGIGRFVLSVGYRRETIMDHFGARYKSAELEYAVEEKPLGTGGGLLIAAEKVVQSEPFLLLNGDTYFAVDWRELSAYAKAHDADWCFSLFRTEEKGRYMGLELSPQGRIISLKLGSTQKSRLANGGVYWVHPRALRGVRFASGEKVSLEDDLFPAALASGQRMYGIECTGTFIDIGVPDDYHRAASVLRG, from the coding sequence ATGACCTCCGCCGTGATTCTTGCAGGCGGGCTCGGGACCAGGCTGCGCAGTGCGGTGCCTGATTTGCCGAAGCCGATGGCTCCGATCGGCGGCCGGCCGTTTCTCGAATATCAACTTGATTATTGGATTGCCCAGGGGATCGGGCGGTTCGTCCTGTCCGTCGGGTACCGGCGTGAAACCATCATGGATCACTTTGGGGCTCGATACAAAAGTGCTGAGCTCGAATACGCGGTTGAGGAGAAGCCACTGGGCACCGGCGGAGGACTCTTGATTGCCGCAGAGAAGGTCGTCCAAAGCGAGCCCTTCTTGTTGCTGAACGGGGATACCTATTTTGCAGTGGACTGGCGGGAGTTGAGCGCCTATGCCAAGGCTCATGACGCAGACTGGTGCTTCTCGTTGTTCAGGACCGAGGAGAAGGGGCGTTACATGGGGCTTGAACTCTCGCCTCAAGGGCGGATCATCTCCCTGAAATTGGGCAGCACACAGAAATCTCGCCTTGCGAATGGCGGCGTCTATTGGGTGCACCCCCGGGCGTTGCGCGGCGTCCGATTCGCATCGGGTGAAAAGGTGTCCCTTGAGGATGACCTGTTCCCCGCCGCGCTCGCTTCCGGTCAGCGCATGTATGGGATTGAGTGCACCGGGACGTTCATCGACATCGGGGTGCCCGATGACTATCATCGGGCCGCGAGCGTATTAAGAGGCTAG
- a CDS encoding glycosyltransferase: MNILCVFGRHAYGDPARGDGYEYVNFLPSWRRLGHQVSFFESFAREPYADFAALNRALLRRVEETAPDIVFCVLMQYEVWTETLRLIRNSGALLVNWSTDDSWKYPMFSRLIGSEFDLFVTTYPQMVARYQEDGIESVYLSQWAANAETLDSPIPAKDCRYPVSFVGASYGHRQMMVDALRKQGIDVVCFGHGWPAGPVEAKRIAEIVRTSQISLNFSEGSQPGVAGAADRQIKARVFEVPGYGGCLLTEEAPHLERYFIKGKEILTFEGSDELVHAVKSLLAGPDRRDAIARGGFDRVSKEHTYDRRFADVVGELMRRCEQRPRRSIEWLAFEVAARRHSRGLLLCGLKALAVLGARLVWGEQRGPRAARRIAFELSWRLCGKRTYSAAGWPGRMFYKES, translated from the coding sequence ATGAATATTCTCTGTGTCTTCGGCCGGCATGCCTATGGTGATCCTGCGAGGGGTGACGGCTATGAGTATGTGAATTTCCTGCCGTCGTGGCGGAGATTGGGGCATCAGGTCAGCTTCTTCGAGTCGTTTGCCCGTGAACCGTATGCCGATTTTGCCGCGCTCAATCGGGCGCTCTTGCGCCGGGTCGAAGAGACCGCTCCGGACATCGTCTTTTGTGTGTTGATGCAGTACGAGGTCTGGACCGAGACTTTGCGCCTGATTCGCAACAGCGGCGCGCTTCTGGTCAACTGGTCGACGGACGATTCCTGGAAATATCCGATGTTCTCCAGGTTGATAGGATCGGAGTTCGATCTCTTTGTGACCACCTATCCGCAGATGGTCGCCCGATATCAGGAAGATGGCATTGAAAGCGTGTATCTCTCGCAATGGGCGGCGAATGCCGAAACTCTCGATTCGCCAATCCCTGCAAAGGATTGCCGGTACCCAGTCAGCTTCGTCGGCGCTTCGTATGGACATCGTCAAATGATGGTCGATGCGTTGCGCAAACAGGGGATCGATGTGGTCTGCTTTGGCCATGGCTGGCCAGCGGGACCAGTTGAAGCGAAACGGATCGCAGAGATCGTTCGAACCTCGCAAATCAGCCTCAACTTCAGCGAGGGTTCTCAACCGGGGGTGGCCGGTGCGGCCGACCGGCAAATCAAGGCTCGGGTGTTTGAGGTGCCTGGGTATGGAGGATGTTTGCTCACGGAGGAGGCCCCGCATCTTGAGCGGTATTTTATCAAAGGGAAGGAGATTCTCACCTTTGAAGGAAGCGATGAGCTCGTGCATGCGGTCAAATCATTGTTGGCTGGTCCTGACCGGCGGGATGCCATTGCTCGTGGAGGATTCGACCGGGTGAGTAAGGAGCACACCTATGATCGGCGTTTTGCGGATGTAGTTGGGGAATTGATGCGGCGGTGCGAGCAACGGCCTCGGCGGTCTATTGAATGGCTGGCATTTGAGGTTGCGGCTCGCAGGCATTCAAGGGGGCTGCTGTTATGCGGACTCAAAGCGCTCGCGGTTTTGGGCGCTCGGCTGGTGTGGGGGGAGCAACGAGGGCCTCGCGCTGCGCGTCGAATCGCGTTTGAACTGTCTTGGCGTCTTTGCGGGAAGCGGACCTACTCTGCTGCGGGATGGCCTGGCCGCATGTTTTACAAAGAAAGCTGA
- a CDS encoding NAD(P)-dependent oxidoreductase — MSYNILVTGGAGYLGSTMVPDLLQLGHKITVLDSFMYKQASLNHVCHHPNFSVVKGDIRIESVMAPLIKKADIVIPLAALVGAPMCSLDPVGATTVNHDAITLMLKLLSKQQLVLMPTTNSAYGTGDKNNFCTEESPLNPISLYAKEKVGIEKELMQRENAISFRLATVFGMSPRMRIDLLVNDFTYRAVHDRFVVLFESSFKRNYVHVRDVSRVFQHAIANFDKMKGQIYNVGLSDANVSKRELCEHIQKQVPDFVFLDAPVGKDPDQRNYIVSNAKIEATGFKPMYSLDAGIGDLIKGYTMIKNTRYGNV, encoded by the coding sequence ATGAGTTACAACATCCTTGTTACCGGCGGTGCGGGCTATCTTGGTTCCACTATGGTTCCGGATCTGCTTCAGTTAGGCCACAAGATCACGGTGCTGGACAGTTTTATGTACAAGCAGGCCAGCCTCAACCATGTGTGCCATCATCCCAACTTTTCAGTTGTCAAAGGCGACATCCGTATCGAAAGCGTCATGGCGCCGCTGATCAAGAAGGCCGATATCGTGATTCCCCTGGCTGCGTTGGTGGGCGCGCCGATGTGTAGCCTGGATCCGGTGGGTGCGACGACGGTCAATCATGACGCGATTACTCTCATGTTGAAGCTGCTGTCGAAGCAGCAGCTTGTATTGATGCCGACCACTAACAGTGCGTATGGAACCGGGGATAAGAATAATTTTTGTACCGAAGAGTCTCCGCTCAATCCGATTTCGCTCTATGCGAAGGAGAAAGTTGGGATCGAAAAAGAGCTCATGCAGCGGGAGAACGCGATCAGCTTCCGTCTGGCGACCGTGTTCGGGATGTCGCCGCGCATGCGCATCGACCTGCTGGTGAATGACTTTACCTATCGGGCGGTCCATGACCGCTTCGTCGTCCTGTTCGAAAGCTCCTTCAAGCGCAACTATGTGCATGTGCGCGATGTCTCGCGCGTGTTTCAGCATGCCATCGCGAATTTCGACAAGATGAAAGGCCAGATCTACAACGTCGGCCTTTCCGACGCGAACGTGTCGAAGCGAGAGCTGTGCGAACATATTCAGAAGCAGGTTCCCGATTTTGTATTTCTCGATGCGCCGGTCGGCAAGGACCCGGATCAGCGGAACTATATTGTCTCTAATGCCAAGATCGAAGCCACGGGTTTCAAGCCCATGTATTCGCTCGATGCGGGAATCGGAGACTTGATCAAGGGCTACACCATGATCAAGAACACGCGCTACGGGAATGTGTAG
- a CDS encoding radical SAM protein translates to MAASRMPSRQLDVLFVNADSSLQAYQGLAKTYSAIEPPTWALLLAQSCRAKDFGVAILDCDAEKLSLADAVSRIQSANPRLVVFVVYGQNPNSGTTGMIGASALANELRQQHPEFSICFVGSHTSALPLEVLQFPFVDFVLLNEGVYALHNLLRTDLSSGVKAVKGIGYKAADSSGTIRSILNEPQSVVPQDCMDIDMPGYAWDLLPYRSRPLDLYRAHFWHAEFDHEKRTPFAAIYTSLGCTFGCDFCMINIINRVDNGSTVDAAQSRGMRFWSAKLIAGELEKLARMGVETVRISDEMFFLNRKYYEPLLHDIIERNLKLRMWAYARVDTVRHEYIELFRKAGINWLALGIEAGNQTVRQEVSKGSFQEVNIRGVCEKVRAGGMNVISNYIFGFPDDTLQTMGETLDLALELNTEMANMYPCQALPGSPMYHMARQYGWALPETYSGYAFLSYDSQPLPTKHVAAAEVLRFRDEAWQKYFSNPAYLKLVETKFGEKERANVEAMAKVRLRRKLLGD, encoded by the coding sequence ATGGCCGCATCGCGCATGCCCTCAAGGCAATTGGATGTGCTCTTCGTCAACGCCGATTCATCATTGCAGGCGTATCAGGGATTAGCGAAGACGTATTCAGCGATCGAGCCTCCTACATGGGCATTATTACTGGCACAGTCATGTCGTGCCAAGGATTTCGGCGTCGCCATCCTGGATTGTGATGCGGAGAAGTTATCGCTGGCCGATGCCGTGAGCCGGATTCAGAGTGCGAACCCGCGGCTGGTCGTTTTTGTGGTGTATGGACAAAACCCCAATTCCGGGACGACTGGAATGATCGGCGCCAGCGCGCTTGCCAATGAACTGAGGCAGCAACATCCGGAATTCTCTATCTGCTTCGTGGGGTCTCACACCAGTGCGTTGCCACTGGAGGTTTTGCAGTTCCCGTTTGTCGATTTTGTTCTACTGAATGAAGGTGTCTACGCACTGCACAATCTTCTGCGGACCGATCTCAGCTCCGGGGTGAAGGCTGTAAAGGGGATCGGATACAAGGCGGCTGATTCTTCAGGGACAATCCGATCCATCTTGAACGAGCCGCAATCCGTGGTTCCGCAGGACTGTATGGATATTGATATGCCCGGTTACGCATGGGATCTTCTTCCTTACCGATCGCGTCCGCTCGATTTGTATCGGGCGCATTTTTGGCATGCCGAGTTCGATCACGAAAAGCGGACACCGTTCGCGGCCATCTATACCTCGCTCGGCTGCACGTTCGGCTGCGACTTCTGCATGATCAACATCATCAATCGTGTCGATAACGGGAGCACGGTCGACGCGGCGCAATCGCGCGGCATGCGCTTCTGGAGTGCGAAGCTCATCGCCGGAGAACTCGAAAAGCTGGCCCGCATGGGAGTCGAGACCGTTCGCATCAGCGACGAAATGTTCTTCTTGAATCGCAAGTACTACGAGCCTCTCCTGCATGACATCATCGAGCGGAATCTTAAGTTGCGGATGTGGGCCTATGCGCGAGTCGATACTGTGCGTCATGAGTATATCGAACTGTTCAGAAAGGCTGGCATCAATTGGCTAGCACTCGGTATTGAAGCCGGCAATCAAACCGTGCGGCAAGAGGTCTCGAAAGGTTCCTTCCAAGAAGTTAACATTCGAGGAGTGTGCGAGAAGGTAAGAGCCGGCGGCATGAATGTTATCAGTAACTACATCTTCGGCTTCCCGGACGATACGCTGCAGACGATGGGGGAAACGCTGGATTTGGCGCTCGAGTTGAACACGGAGATGGCCAACATGTATCCATGCCAGGCGTTGCCCGGCAGTCCGATGTATCACATGGCCAGACAGTATGGATGGGCGCTCCCGGAAACCTACAGCGGGTATGCGTTTCTCTCCTACGATAGCCAGCCACTTCCGACGAAACACGTGGCGGCGGCGGAAGTGCTGAGGTTTCGCGATGAGGCGTGGCAAAAGTATTTCTCCAATCCGGCCTACTTGAAATTAGTTGAAACCAAGTTCGGGGAAAAGGAGCGGGCGAACGTCGAAGCTATGGCCAAAGTGCGGCTGCGGCGCAAGTTGCTCGGTGATTAG
- a CDS encoding DegT/DnrJ/EryC1/StrS aminotransferase family protein, producing MKYPLMRNNILREDLDAVIEHLKQDDPILTHGAQVRAFETEWSVWLGVRHSVFVNSGASANLLTMAILKIRHPDGGEVIVPPLAWVSDIASVLQNGFTPVFVDIDPRTLAMDANKILAAITERTRAVFLTHVQGFDGLTDRLVSELQQRHIPLIEDVCESHGATHSGKKLGSFGWISNFSFYYAHHMSTIEGGMVCTNDQEVYQQIRMLRSHGMVREASDPAVQAAYRSANPELNPDFIFAFPAYNMRNTEIGGIMGRSQLKRLDFNVRRRTENLLRFLRQIDSTKYRTDFKLEGSSNYAFNLILRRPDDELVERLMKVMRESGIEFRRGSAGGGNQIRQPYLQGIVPKDHHRAFPETEHVHFYGFYIGNFPDLREGEIDELCRILNSV from the coding sequence ATGAAATATCCGTTGATGCGCAACAATATTCTTCGTGAGGATCTGGATGCAGTGATTGAGCATCTCAAGCAGGACGATCCCATCCTAACGCATGGCGCCCAGGTGCGGGCCTTCGAAACCGAATGGTCTGTGTGGTTAGGCGTCAGGCACAGTGTTTTTGTCAATTCCGGTGCATCGGCCAATCTCCTGACCATGGCCATCCTCAAGATCCGCCATCCGGATGGAGGAGAGGTCATCGTCCCGCCATTGGCCTGGGTATCCGATATCGCCTCGGTGCTGCAAAACGGATTCACGCCGGTTTTCGTAGATATCGATCCCCGAACGCTGGCCATGGATGCTAATAAAATTCTTGCGGCAATCACGGAGCGAACACGGGCGGTGTTTCTCACGCATGTCCAGGGATTTGACGGGCTCACGGATCGATTAGTGAGCGAGTTGCAGCAGCGGCATATTCCGTTGATCGAGGATGTGTGCGAGTCGCATGGCGCCACACATAGCGGGAAGAAGCTGGGGAGCTTCGGATGGATCTCGAATTTCTCTTTCTACTACGCTCATCACATGAGCACAATCGAAGGAGGAATGGTATGCACGAATGACCAGGAGGTCTACCAACAGATTCGCATGCTGCGCTCGCATGGCATGGTCCGGGAGGCCAGCGATCCGGCCGTCCAGGCGGCCTACCGGTCGGCGAATCCGGAATTGAACCCGGACTTCATTTTCGCCTTTCCTGCCTACAACATGCGAAACACTGAGATTGGTGGCATCATGGGCCGCAGCCAGCTGAAGCGCCTGGATTTCAACGTGAGGCGACGGACTGAAAATTTACTGCGTTTTCTCAGGCAGATTGACTCTACAAAGTACCGAACCGATTTCAAGCTTGAGGGATCAAGCAATTACGCGTTCAATCTGATTCTCAGACGTCCGGACGACGAGCTGGTCGAGCGTTTGATGAAGGTCATGCGTGAGTCAGGTATTGAGTTCCGGCGTGGAAGCGCAGGCGGCGGGAATCAGATTCGCCAGCCGTATTTGCAAGGGATCGTTCCTAAGGATCACCACCGGGCGTTCCCTGAAACCGAACATGTCCACTTCTACGGCTTCTACATCGGCAACTTTCCTGATCTGCGGGAAGGCGAGATCGATGAGTTGTGTAGGATTCTGAATTCAGTATGA
- a CDS encoding class I SAM-dependent methyltransferase, which translates to MRNWLRRRLAQSELFSFNVVRRDRWIAAQAAQLPPGTKVLDVGAGSCPYRHLFAHCEYRAQDLAPLRGDQLRHGGYGQLDYVSDLAAIPVPDGSFGAILCTEVLEHHPEPIRVVHEFARILQPGGSLILTAPLGSGIHQEPYHYYGGYTPWWYERFLGEAGFEAITIEPNEGSFRFYSQETLRFLQTTLPFRIQLPLVAQLIWTPLWIALALPLGGLIPLLCKYLDRFDGEKRFTIGFHVAARNSGKACR; encoded by the coding sequence ATGCGTAACTGGCTGCGGCGCCGTTTGGCTCAGAGTGAACTGTTTTCGTTCAATGTTGTCCGGCGAGACCGATGGATTGCCGCGCAGGCTGCGCAGTTGCCGCCGGGAACGAAAGTCTTGGATGTCGGTGCCGGATCCTGTCCCTATCGCCATTTGTTTGCGCACTGCGAGTATCGCGCGCAGGATCTGGCGCCGTTGCGCGGAGATCAGCTGCGGCACGGCGGATATGGGCAGCTCGATTATGTCTCCGATCTCGCGGCAATTCCGGTTCCTGACGGGAGCTTCGGAGCGATACTCTGCACGGAAGTGCTTGAACATCATCCGGAACCGATCCGGGTGGTCCATGAGTTTGCCCGGATTCTTCAGCCTGGCGGTAGCCTTATTCTCACGGCGCCTTTGGGTTCTGGCATCCATCAAGAGCCCTACCATTATTATGGCGGGTACACGCCCTGGTGGTACGAACGGTTTCTGGGGGAAGCCGGATTTGAGGCAATCACTATTGAGCCCAATGAAGGGTCCTTCCGATTTTATTCCCAGGAGACCTTGCGGTTTCTTCAGACAACGCTGCCGTTTCGAATACAGCTTCCGCTTGTTGCACAACTTATCTGGACTCCTCTCTGGATCGCATTGGCCCTGCCATTAGGGGGCCTTATTCCACTCCTGTGTAAATACCTTGACCGATTTGATGGGGAGAAACGATTTACGATTGGATTCCATGTGGCAGCTCGAAATTCCGGGAAGGCTTGCCGATGA
- a CDS encoding kinase: MIITRTPFRISFFGGGTDYPAWYQQHGGVVLATSIDKYCHISCRYLPPFFEHRHRIVYSVIENVQRVEEIKHPAVRAILDWAGCDDHGLEIHHDGDLPARSGLGSSSSFTVGLIHALAALRGKYVSKDDLAAQAIHMEQQIIKENVGSQDQVSAAFGGFNRIDFKTNDTFQVSPIILTKDRLHEFQSHLMLCFTGFSRIASEIAKSKIDNFKSRENELNRMKEMVDEAIHILQDMKTPIEEVGGLLHQSWLYKRSLSDKVSTPEIDHLYEEALRVGATGGKILGAGGGGFLLLFVKPDLQSKVRERLKHLIHVPFRFENSGSRVVLYQPNGLF; encoded by the coding sequence ATGATTATCACAAGGACTCCTTTCCGCATTTCATTTTTTGGCGGCGGCACCGACTATCCCGCGTGGTATCAACAGCATGGCGGGGTTGTGCTGGCCACCTCGATCGACAAGTATTGCCATATTAGTTGCCGCTACCTTCCGCCGTTCTTCGAACATCGACATCGTATTGTGTATTCTGTGATCGAGAACGTGCAGCGGGTTGAAGAGATCAAGCACCCAGCCGTTCGTGCCATTCTTGATTGGGCAGGCTGCGACGATCATGGACTCGAAATTCATCACGATGGCGATTTGCCTGCACGATCAGGACTTGGGTCCAGTTCATCCTTCACGGTTGGGTTGATCCATGCTCTTGCCGCGTTGCGTGGAAAATATGTTTCGAAAGACGATCTGGCCGCGCAAGCCATCCACATGGAGCAGCAGATCATCAAGGAAAATGTCGGATCGCAGGACCAGGTTTCTGCGGCATTTGGCGGATTCAATCGAATCGATTTCAAGACGAATGACACATTCCAGGTTTCGCCCATCATTTTGACGAAGGACCGGTTGCATGAGTTTCAGTCGCATTTGATGCTGTGTTTTACCGGGTTTTCAAGGATTGCTTCGGAGATCGCCAAGTCCAAGATCGACAATTTCAAGAGCCGCGAGAACGAGCTCAATCGTATGAAAGAGATGGTCGATGAAGCCATCCACATCCTCCAAGACATGAAGACGCCGATCGAGGAGGTGGGAGGGTTACTGCATCAGAGCTGGTTGTACAAGCGAAGTTTGTCGGACAAGGTGTCAACTCCCGAGATTGACCATCTGTATGAGGAGGCTCTGCGTGTGGGAGCGACTGGCGGCAAGATCCTAGGGGCCGGCGGCGGAGGGTTCTTGTTGTTATTTGTGAAGCCTGACCTGCAGTCCAAAGTCCGAGAGCGGCTCAAGCATCTGATCCATGTGCCGTTCCGGTTTGAGAATTCCGGCAGCCGAGTTGTGCTATATCAGCCGAATGGGCTTTTCTGA